In Paludibaculum fermentans, the genomic stretch GGACATCGGCGACCGCCCCACCTCCCGCCGGAGGAAGCCTTGAGCCTCCTCATCCGTTCTGCCATCGCCACCCCTGTACGCGTCCCAGCCCGGCCCGACAGCCTCAACTCCCGCGAGGTCGACGACACCGACGCCGACTTCGCCCGCCGCTTCCATACCGGCAAAACCTGGCAGGACTTCCCGCACGAGGTGAAGTGGATCATCCAGCTCCAGGGCAGTGACGGCCGCGTCGGCATCGGCGAGACCTATCGCGCCGCCGATCCCGATCACGTCGAAGCCGCCCTCCAAGCCGTCGTAGGCCGCGATCTCTTCGCCCTCAACTGGCGCGCCCTGCCCGTCCCCCACGCCCGCGTCTACGACGCCATCGAATCCGCCGTCCTCGACCTCGCCGGCCAGGCTCTCAACGTACCCGTCTACCAACTCCTCGGAGGCGCCTTCCGCCCTTCCGTGGAATGCAGCGGCTGGACCGGCCGCCGCACGCCCGCCGACGCCGCCCGCAAAGCCCACGAAGCCATGCAGCGCGGCCACCGCGTCTTCAAGTTCAAGTGTTCTTCTGAAGACCCCGTCCGCGAATGGACTGAAGCCATCGAAGCCCGTTGCGGCCAGGGCATCCGCATCCTGCTCGACCCCAACCAGCGCTGGAACGACGTCCCCACGACGCTCCGCCTCATGGAGGGCGTCC encodes the following:
- a CDS encoding mandelate racemase/muconate lactonizing enzyme family protein, encoding MSLLIRSAIATPVRVPARPDSLNSREVDDTDADFARRFHTGKTWQDFPHEVKWIIQLQGSDGRVGIGETYRAADPDHVEAALQAVVGRDLFALNWRALPVPHARVYDAIESAVLDLAGQALNVPVYQLLGGAFRPSVECSGWTGRRTPADAARKAHEAMQRGHRVFKFKCSSEDPVREWTEAIEARCGQGIRILLDPNQRWNDVPTTLRLMEGVRPETMYALEDPVLRSDIAGFRQIKSTLGIPLYLHVALPYDQNPADLLAGLRLDAVDGFNFNGPMFRFVELASTAALAGLPCWHGSEVDLGILEASALHACAAAPSCTIPSDIFGELVREDDLLEAPIVFNRGFAQVPQGPGLGVRLDHSALRRYQSGEPLEC